The Musa acuminata AAA Group cultivar baxijiao chromosome BXJ1-3, Cavendish_Baxijiao_AAA, whole genome shotgun sequence genome window below encodes:
- the LOC135631154 gene encoding protein REGULATOR OF FATTY ACID COMPOSITION 3, chloroplastic-like isoform X2, with the protein MEATLMASSSSVAQRTLFFQSPRSHGFSSRRHSSSASDAFQTNSPVDRRNGRGLVATGAKKRNKKVDSHSFAPRPDESTGPFPEVVMLKKKVVKEDGRVLPEFADDEEEKLFEFLSLQLESDLNLERMRHYEVVYLIQEDHADEVDTVISKVQEFIREKKGRIWRLNNWGLRRLAYKIRKATHANYVLMNFELDAKFINDFKSMLDKDERIIRHLVMKRDEAITEDCPPPPEFHTLHAQQGAVDEDFDSEGEVEDEDWGDDEMELEMAGQDDFDNEADANIIIVDADSENDRDDGTGRRARILKTMKVSR; encoded by the exons ATGGAGGCCACTCTCatggcctcttcttcctccgttgCGCAGCGTACCCTCTTCTTCCAATCTCCTCGAAGTCATGGGTTCTCGTCCCGTAGGCACTCCTCCTCCGCCTCGGACGCTTTCCAGACGAACTCCCCAGTAGACAGGAGAAATGGGCGGGGCCTGGTGGCAACTGGGGCCAAGAAGAGGAACAAGAAGGTCGATTCCCATAGCTTCGCTCCAAGACCAGACGAGTCCACCGGGCCTTTCCCCGAAGTAGTTATGCTTAAAAAG AAAGTTGTCAAGGAAGATGGTAGAGTTTTGCCTGAATTTGCTGATGATGAAGAAG AGAAACTCTTTGAGTTTCTGTCTCTTCAGCTAGAAAGCGACTTGAATCTTGAAAGAA TGCGTCACTATGAAGTGGTTTATTTAATTCAGGAAGACCATGCGGATGAGGTTGACACAGTCATTTCAAAGGTTCAAG AATTTATCAGGGAGAAGAAAGGTAGGATTTGGAGGCTGAACAACTGGGGTCTTCGCCGACTTGCATACAAAATAAGGAAAGCAACACATGCCAACTATGTTCTAATGAACTTTGAGCTTGATGCAAAGTTTATTAATGACTTCAAGAGCATGCTGGACAAGGATGAGCGGATTATACGGCATCTTGTTATGAAGCGCGATGAGGCTATCACAGAGGACTGCCCACCACCTCCCGAGTTCCACACTTTGCATGCACAGCAGGGAGCAGTCGACGAAGATTTTGATAGTGAAGGTGAGGTCGAAGATGAGGATTGGGGGGATGATGAGATGGAATTGGAAATGGCAGGCCAAGATGACTTTGACAATGAGGCCGACGCCAACATTATCATTGTTGACGCGGACAGTGAAAATGATAGAGATGATGGCACTGGCAGAAGGGCGAGAATCTTAAAGACTATGAAGGTATCAAGGTAG
- the LOC135631154 gene encoding protein REGULATOR OF FATTY ACID COMPOSITION 3, chloroplastic-like isoform X1 produces the protein MEATLMASSSSVAQRTLFFQSPRSHGFSSRRHSSSASDAFQTNSPVDRRNGRGLVATGAKKRNKKVDSHSFAPRPDESTGPFPEVVMLKKKVVKEDGRVLPEFADDEEGQKRNLAHFKIYISLLLVLILEVIRSLSFAEKLFEFLSLQLESDLNLERMRHYEVVYLIQEDHADEVDTVISKVQEFIREKKGRIWRLNNWGLRRLAYKIRKATHANYVLMNFELDAKFINDFKSMLDKDERIIRHLVMKRDEAITEDCPPPPEFHTLHAQQGAVDEDFDSEGEVEDEDWGDDEMELEMAGQDDFDNEADANIIIVDADSENDRDDGTGRRARILKTMKVSR, from the exons ATGGAGGCCACTCTCatggcctcttcttcctccgttgCGCAGCGTACCCTCTTCTTCCAATCTCCTCGAAGTCATGGGTTCTCGTCCCGTAGGCACTCCTCCTCCGCCTCGGACGCTTTCCAGACGAACTCCCCAGTAGACAGGAGAAATGGGCGGGGCCTGGTGGCAACTGGGGCCAAGAAGAGGAACAAGAAGGTCGATTCCCATAGCTTCGCTCCAAGACCAGACGAGTCCACCGGGCCTTTCCCCGAAGTAGTTATGCTTAAAAAG AAAGTTGTCAAGGAAGATGGTAGAGTTTTGCCTGAATTTGCTGATGATGAAGAAGGTCAGAAGCGCAACCTTGctcattttaaaatatatatttcattACTTTTGGTTTTAATATTGGAAGTAATACGGTCACTATCTTTTGCAGAGAAACTCTTTGAGTTTCTGTCTCTTCAGCTAGAAAGCGACTTGAATCTTGAAAGAA TGCGTCACTATGAAGTGGTTTATTTAATTCAGGAAGACCATGCGGATGAGGTTGACACAGTCATTTCAAAGGTTCAAG AATTTATCAGGGAGAAGAAAGGTAGGATTTGGAGGCTGAACAACTGGGGTCTTCGCCGACTTGCATACAAAATAAGGAAAGCAACACATGCCAACTATGTTCTAATGAACTTTGAGCTTGATGCAAAGTTTATTAATGACTTCAAGAGCATGCTGGACAAGGATGAGCGGATTATACGGCATCTTGTTATGAAGCGCGATGAGGCTATCACAGAGGACTGCCCACCACCTCCCGAGTTCCACACTTTGCATGCACAGCAGGGAGCAGTCGACGAAGATTTTGATAGTGAAGGTGAGGTCGAAGATGAGGATTGGGGGGATGATGAGATGGAATTGGAAATGGCAGGCCAAGATGACTTTGACAATGAGGCCGACGCCAACATTATCATTGTTGACGCGGACAGTGAAAATGATAGAGATGATGGCACTGGCAGAAGGGCGAGAATCTTAAAGACTATGAAGGTATCAAGGTAG
- the LOC135585374 gene encoding rhodanese-like domain-containing protein 6 isoform X1, which produces MAASETPTEGGDRAGVLLYYKYAPVPDLPSLVRFYDSNCRSLALLGRVRIAPDGVNVTVGGRMPSLEKHIAAVKSMILFEGTDFKLASCDHPSDDRIARECGFTSLSIRVVKELVTFRSDPLLDSPKVCNAGRHLSAVEFHSVLHDAGNNLESQAQNQFVLLDARNLYETRIGKFQATNVETLDPKIRQYSDLPSWIDEHSEKLHGKHILMYCTGGIRCETASAYIRSKGAGFENVFQLFGGIQRYLEQFPDGGYFKGKNFVFDHRISVGNQDDVISSCLLCGSSFDDYSSRCRCNYCRMLVLVCYDCQAIAGRKYVCELCQRNGKGSEPMMLQENELHEELSSDSLEATEITNATFPGVTTPTQTHKTYANNHLRKLRILCLHGFRQNASSFKGRTSSLAKKLKDMVEFVFVDAPHQLPLIYQLRPSEPDLLSEQTTDAPSSFQQSPPPTMNCKKRFAWLIDPNSNSLEEQGWRMADVPFNPLQYQQQTYGFEASYYYLKDVILRMGPFDGILGFSQGAAMTALFCQQQQKRCSVMDFRFAILCSGFSAISRDRSKESIRCPSLHCFGNSQGQDRQIANQASRELADMFEEECSIVIEHDMGHIIPTRSPYLDQMKEFLRRFI; this is translated from the exons ATGGCGGCTTCGGAGACTCCAACCGAGGGAGGCGATCGAGCCGGTGTTCTCCTCTACTACAAGTACGCCCCCGTCCCTGATCTCCCCTCCCTCGTCCGTTTCTATGACTCCAATTGCCGATCCCTCGCCCTCCTTGGCCGCGTCCGTATCGCCCCTGACGGCGTCAACGTCACC GTCGGTGGAAGGATGCCATCGTTGGAGAAGCACATTGCTGCCGTGAAATCGATGATCCTGTTTGAGGGAACCGACTTCAAGCTCGCATCTTGCGATCACCCTTCCGATGATAGAATCGCTAGAGAATGTGGGTTCACATCACTCTCCATCCGAGTTGTTAAG GAGTTAGTTACGTTCAGGTCGGATCCTCTGCTAGATTCACCGAAAGTTTGCAATGCTGGAAGGCACCTCTCTGCGGTTGAGTTTCATTCTGTGCTCCATGATGCCG GAAATAATTTGGAGTCGCAGGCACAGAATcaatttgtcttattggatgcaaggAACTTATATGAGACAAGGATTGGGAAGTTTCAAGCAACAAATGTGGAGACTTTGGATCCCAAAATAAGGCAATACAGTGACCTACCTTCTTGGATTGATGAGCACTCTGAAAAGCTACATGGTAAACATATTCTCAT GTACTGTACTGGAGGTATAAGATGTGAAACAGCATCAGCATATATTAGATCTAAAGGTGCAGGCTTTGAGAATGTCTTTCAG TTATTTGGTGGAATTCAGAGATACTTGGAGCAATTCCCAGATGGTGGTTACTTCAAAGGGAAAAATTTTGTTTTTGATCATCG TATTTCAGTTGGAAATCAAGATGATGTCATCAGCAGTTGTCTACTTTGTGGTTCTTCCTTTGATGATTATTCTTCTCGCTGCCGTTGCAACTACTGTAGGATGTTGGTTTTAGTTTGCTATGACTGTCAG GCCATCGCTGGCAGAAAATATGTTTGTGAGCTTTGTCAGAGAAATGGCAAGGGAAGTGAGCCAATGATGTTACAGGAAAACGAGTTACATGAAGAGCTCTCATCTGATTCATTGGAAGCCACAGAAATTACAAATGCCACTTTTCCTGGTGTCACTACACCGACACAAACCCATAAGACATATG CTAACAACCATCTAAGAAAGTTAAGGATTCTATGTTTGCATGGGTTTAGACAAAACGCCTCAAGTTTTAAAGGAAGAACATCATCATTAGCAAAGAAACTGAAGGACATGGTTGAGTTTGTTTTTGTTGATGCTCCTCATCAACTACCACTCATCTACCAGCTGCGTCCCAGTGAACCAGATCTATTATCAGAACAAACCACGGATGCACCTAGTTCTTTCCAACAGTCTCCGCCACCAACAATGAATTGCAAGAAGAGATTTGCATGGCTTATCGACCCGAATTCAAACAGCTTGGAGGAGCAAGGTTGGAGGATGGCAGATGTTCCATTCAACCCCTTGCAATATCAACAACAAACATATGGCTTTGAAGCATCTTACTATTATCTCAAGGATGTAATCTTGCGGATGGGGCCATTTGATGGGATCCTTGGTTTCTCACAGGGGGCGGCAATGACAGCCTTGTTCTGCCAGCAGCAGCAGAAACGCTGCAGTGTTATGGACTTCAGATTTGCAATCCTATGTTCTGGGTTTTCAGCAATTTCCAGGGATCGAAGCAAGGAATCAATAAGGTGTCCCTCACTTCATTGTTTTGGCAATAGCCAGGGACAAGATAGACAGATTGCAAACCAAGCCAGCAGGGAACTTGCGGATATGTTTGAGGAGGAGTGCTCCATTGTCATAGAACATGACATGGGTCATATAATTCCCACTCGGTCGCCGTACCTTGATCAAATGAAGGAGTTCCTTAGGCGCTTCATCTAA
- the LOC135585374 gene encoding rhodanese-like domain-containing protein 6 isoform X2 → MPSLEKHIAAVKSMILFEGTDFKLASCDHPSDDRIARECGFTSLSIRVVKELVTFRSDPLLDSPKVCNAGRHLSAVEFHSVLHDAGNNLESQAQNQFVLLDARNLYETRIGKFQATNVETLDPKIRQYSDLPSWIDEHSEKLHGKHILMYCTGGIRCETASAYIRSKGAGFENVFQLFGGIQRYLEQFPDGGYFKGKNFVFDHRISVGNQDDVISSCLLCGSSFDDYSSRCRCNYCRMLVLVCYDCQAIAGRKYVCELCQRNGKGSEPMMLQENELHEELSSDSLEATEITNATFPGVTTPTQTHKTYANNHLRKLRILCLHGFRQNASSFKGRTSSLAKKLKDMVEFVFVDAPHQLPLIYQLRPSEPDLLSEQTTDAPSSFQQSPPPTMNCKKRFAWLIDPNSNSLEEQGWRMADVPFNPLQYQQQTYGFEASYYYLKDVILRMGPFDGILGFSQGAAMTALFCQQQQKRCSVMDFRFAILCSGFSAISRDRSKESIRCPSLHCFGNSQGQDRQIANQASRELADMFEEECSIVIEHDMGHIIPTRSPYLDQMKEFLRRFI, encoded by the exons ATGCCATCGTTGGAGAAGCACATTGCTGCCGTGAAATCGATGATCCTGTTTGAGGGAACCGACTTCAAGCTCGCATCTTGCGATCACCCTTCCGATGATAGAATCGCTAGAGAATGTGGGTTCACATCACTCTCCATCCGAGTTGTTAAG GAGTTAGTTACGTTCAGGTCGGATCCTCTGCTAGATTCACCGAAAGTTTGCAATGCTGGAAGGCACCTCTCTGCGGTTGAGTTTCATTCTGTGCTCCATGATGCCG GAAATAATTTGGAGTCGCAGGCACAGAATcaatttgtcttattggatgcaaggAACTTATATGAGACAAGGATTGGGAAGTTTCAAGCAACAAATGTGGAGACTTTGGATCCCAAAATAAGGCAATACAGTGACCTACCTTCTTGGATTGATGAGCACTCTGAAAAGCTACATGGTAAACATATTCTCAT GTACTGTACTGGAGGTATAAGATGTGAAACAGCATCAGCATATATTAGATCTAAAGGTGCAGGCTTTGAGAATGTCTTTCAG TTATTTGGTGGAATTCAGAGATACTTGGAGCAATTCCCAGATGGTGGTTACTTCAAAGGGAAAAATTTTGTTTTTGATCATCG TATTTCAGTTGGAAATCAAGATGATGTCATCAGCAGTTGTCTACTTTGTGGTTCTTCCTTTGATGATTATTCTTCTCGCTGCCGTTGCAACTACTGTAGGATGTTGGTTTTAGTTTGCTATGACTGTCAG GCCATCGCTGGCAGAAAATATGTTTGTGAGCTTTGTCAGAGAAATGGCAAGGGAAGTGAGCCAATGATGTTACAGGAAAACGAGTTACATGAAGAGCTCTCATCTGATTCATTGGAAGCCACAGAAATTACAAATGCCACTTTTCCTGGTGTCACTACACCGACACAAACCCATAAGACATATG CTAACAACCATCTAAGAAAGTTAAGGATTCTATGTTTGCATGGGTTTAGACAAAACGCCTCAAGTTTTAAAGGAAGAACATCATCATTAGCAAAGAAACTGAAGGACATGGTTGAGTTTGTTTTTGTTGATGCTCCTCATCAACTACCACTCATCTACCAGCTGCGTCCCAGTGAACCAGATCTATTATCAGAACAAACCACGGATGCACCTAGTTCTTTCCAACAGTCTCCGCCACCAACAATGAATTGCAAGAAGAGATTTGCATGGCTTATCGACCCGAATTCAAACAGCTTGGAGGAGCAAGGTTGGAGGATGGCAGATGTTCCATTCAACCCCTTGCAATATCAACAACAAACATATGGCTTTGAAGCATCTTACTATTATCTCAAGGATGTAATCTTGCGGATGGGGCCATTTGATGGGATCCTTGGTTTCTCACAGGGGGCGGCAATGACAGCCTTGTTCTGCCAGCAGCAGCAGAAACGCTGCAGTGTTATGGACTTCAGATTTGCAATCCTATGTTCTGGGTTTTCAGCAATTTCCAGGGATCGAAGCAAGGAATCAATAAGGTGTCCCTCACTTCATTGTTTTGGCAATAGCCAGGGACAAGATAGACAGATTGCAAACCAAGCCAGCAGGGAACTTGCGGATATGTTTGAGGAGGAGTGCTCCATTGTCATAGAACATGACATGGGTCATATAATTCCCACTCGGTCGCCGTACCTTGATCAAATGAAGGAGTTCCTTAGGCGCTTCATCTAA
- the LOC135585374 gene encoding rhodanese-like domain-containing protein 6 isoform X3: MIESLENELVTFRSDPLLDSPKVCNAGRHLSAVEFHSVLHDAGNNLESQAQNQFVLLDARNLYETRIGKFQATNVETLDPKIRQYSDLPSWIDEHSEKLHGKHILMYCTGGIRCETASAYIRSKGAGFENVFQLFGGIQRYLEQFPDGGYFKGKNFVFDHRISVGNQDDVISSCLLCGSSFDDYSSRCRCNYCRMLVLVCYDCQAIAGRKYVCELCQRNGKGSEPMMLQENELHEELSSDSLEATEITNATFPGVTTPTQTHKTYANNHLRKLRILCLHGFRQNASSFKGRTSSLAKKLKDMVEFVFVDAPHQLPLIYQLRPSEPDLLSEQTTDAPSSFQQSPPPTMNCKKRFAWLIDPNSNSLEEQGWRMADVPFNPLQYQQQTYGFEASYYYLKDVILRMGPFDGILGFSQGAAMTALFCQQQQKRCSVMDFRFAILCSGFSAISRDRSKESIRCPSLHCFGNSQGQDRQIANQASRELADMFEEECSIVIEHDMGHIIPTRSPYLDQMKEFLRRFI, from the exons ATGATAGAATCGCTAGAGAAT GAGTTAGTTACGTTCAGGTCGGATCCTCTGCTAGATTCACCGAAAGTTTGCAATGCTGGAAGGCACCTCTCTGCGGTTGAGTTTCATTCTGTGCTCCATGATGCCG GAAATAATTTGGAGTCGCAGGCACAGAATcaatttgtcttattggatgcaaggAACTTATATGAGACAAGGATTGGGAAGTTTCAAGCAACAAATGTGGAGACTTTGGATCCCAAAATAAGGCAATACAGTGACCTACCTTCTTGGATTGATGAGCACTCTGAAAAGCTACATGGTAAACATATTCTCAT GTACTGTACTGGAGGTATAAGATGTGAAACAGCATCAGCATATATTAGATCTAAAGGTGCAGGCTTTGAGAATGTCTTTCAG TTATTTGGTGGAATTCAGAGATACTTGGAGCAATTCCCAGATGGTGGTTACTTCAAAGGGAAAAATTTTGTTTTTGATCATCG TATTTCAGTTGGAAATCAAGATGATGTCATCAGCAGTTGTCTACTTTGTGGTTCTTCCTTTGATGATTATTCTTCTCGCTGCCGTTGCAACTACTGTAGGATGTTGGTTTTAGTTTGCTATGACTGTCAG GCCATCGCTGGCAGAAAATATGTTTGTGAGCTTTGTCAGAGAAATGGCAAGGGAAGTGAGCCAATGATGTTACAGGAAAACGAGTTACATGAAGAGCTCTCATCTGATTCATTGGAAGCCACAGAAATTACAAATGCCACTTTTCCTGGTGTCACTACACCGACACAAACCCATAAGACATATG CTAACAACCATCTAAGAAAGTTAAGGATTCTATGTTTGCATGGGTTTAGACAAAACGCCTCAAGTTTTAAAGGAAGAACATCATCATTAGCAAAGAAACTGAAGGACATGGTTGAGTTTGTTTTTGTTGATGCTCCTCATCAACTACCACTCATCTACCAGCTGCGTCCCAGTGAACCAGATCTATTATCAGAACAAACCACGGATGCACCTAGTTCTTTCCAACAGTCTCCGCCACCAACAATGAATTGCAAGAAGAGATTTGCATGGCTTATCGACCCGAATTCAAACAGCTTGGAGGAGCAAGGTTGGAGGATGGCAGATGTTCCATTCAACCCCTTGCAATATCAACAACAAACATATGGCTTTGAAGCATCTTACTATTATCTCAAGGATGTAATCTTGCGGATGGGGCCATTTGATGGGATCCTTGGTTTCTCACAGGGGGCGGCAATGACAGCCTTGTTCTGCCAGCAGCAGCAGAAACGCTGCAGTGTTATGGACTTCAGATTTGCAATCCTATGTTCTGGGTTTTCAGCAATTTCCAGGGATCGAAGCAAGGAATCAATAAGGTGTCCCTCACTTCATTGTTTTGGCAATAGCCAGGGACAAGATAGACAGATTGCAAACCAAGCCAGCAGGGAACTTGCGGATATGTTTGAGGAGGAGTGCTCCATTGTCATAGAACATGACATGGGTCATATAATTCCCACTCGGTCGCCGTACCTTGATCAAATGAAGGAGTTCCTTAGGCGCTTCATCTAA